The genomic window AGGATCGGTTGTCATTTGGCTTTTATCATACGCAGGTCCGGCTGGATTTGATGTTTCGATGGATGATAGCTTTTTAGCAGCTATTGGAGGCGTGATAGCTCCTATTTTAGCTCCTTTAGGCTTTGGGACTTGGCAGGCTGGAGCGTCTCTTTTAACCGGATTTTTAGCAAAAGAAGTTGTTGTATCGACGATGAATATTATTTATCACACGTCGGATACAGACATGCTACAAGGTTTACTAGCGACTCATTATACACCGCTATCAGCATTTAGCTTTATGGTATTCATTTTACTGTACGTTCCTTGTTTGGCGACGGTTGCGACGATTCGCAAAGAAACGGCTTCCCGCAAATGGACATATATTTCTATAGGGTATGCGCTTGTTATTGCATACGTTATTTCTTTAGTAATATATCAAGTTGGTAGTCTACTCATGTACTAATCTTGAAAAAGGCAAAAATGAATGGGAGTGGATACAGCATGTTAGTGAATGTTGCGATAGGAGCAGTTGTGTTCGGGTATGCTGGCTTTACTTTGTATCGATTTGTAAAGAATAGTAGCAAAGGTAAATGTGCGGCCTGTGAACTTAGTAAAAATTGCTCTGGGAGTAGTTGCGCGGTTAATGATATAATAAAATAAGAAATTCTAGATTTAGCAATGCATAAGGATGTGAATCACTATATGAAATTGAAGTTCGCCGTAGTAACTCTATTACTATCATTTGTATTAGCAGCTTGTAATGGAGGAAATGAAGTTGAAAACGTAGCTTCTGAAGATAAAAATATTAAAGATTTGGTTCATGATTACAGTGTGGGTAACATTGACAATCAATCAGCATCTATCACATCTCACCATCTTATTGTGACGGACAGTGATGAAAATCAATCAGTGTATGATTTACCTGAAGATGAGTTTTTTGTATCAATTGCCCCTTACTTTAATGAAACACATCCCTGACTGAATCATAACTTGACAGGTTGTCAAGGCGAATTAGTTAATGAAGAATTCAAGGTGTTTATTGAAGATGTAGACGGAAATGTCTTGTTAGATGAAATGGTGAAATCACACGACAACGGATTTATTGATTTATGGTTACCAAGAGACAAAAATTACGAAGTAACAATTGAAGTCAACGGAAAAGTGGCCAAAGCTCAATTATCCACATTCGAAAATGATCCAACATGTATTACAACGATGCAATTATTATAAAAAAACAGCACCCTCGTAAGGTGCTGTTTTTTGTTAAGGTTAATAAGTAATACTACATGAAGTACGGATACACTTACATTAAGAATGTATCTTCCTAAACAGAATAGAAGAACCGAGCTTGGGGCGTTTACAAACGCACACATTCACACCCCAAATGAAAAAAATCAAGTCAAAACGCTCTAAAATATGAAAAAAACTTGATTTTAGTGAGAATAGTCACAGTCATTTCACAGAAAGTTCATATAAAATACAAATATGGGTGGTTATCTGTCGCAACAATTACATTTCACTTTCAAAAGCTAAACCTCTATGTAAAGGAAAACCCTCCATTCTCATTTGTGTATAAAACACAAGTTTGTTTTTCTAAAAAGGGTGGTTTCCATGCTACAGTTCATTGTTTGGGTTGTGTATCCATATTCGGTTCTGTTCGTGTTTATAATGGGGCTTGTGTGGCAGTATGACTATGCTATAGCAGGTGTCAATGAAAAGAATATTTTTAAAACAACGTATTCAGTGCGTGTATTGTTAAATGTGCTACTCGTCGTTATTGGAACATCATTTTTGTTTTTAAATTTCTTTGAAACAATACAACCAGACCGTCAGTTACTGATCAATTGGACTGTTAGCATACTTACTCTACGTCCAGATGTAAATTCTATTACTCAATCAACATTAGTAACAAAGATTCACCTGTTCACGTTTTTAACAATGCTATTAATGTTACCGTTTACAAGTTATATTCGTTATTTAGTCTGTCCTACTACACTACTGAAAATCATAAAAAACAAACGGTAAGAGATACTATAAAGAAAACTCGCCGATTGGCGAAGACAGAGGCGTAGTTGCACTTATGCGTTAGGGAAGGATGATTTTTGAAAAAATTCTACTTTTCTATCAGCTTAACAGGCTACCAATATAATAAAAGGCTACCAATTGGTAGCCTTTTCTGATGTCTATCTTCGTAAATTTTTAAAAATGAACACGTATTGGATTCATCTATTATTCGTGTAACAATCATATATGATTGAAGTTTATTGCAAATTACATAATTCCGGTCGATCTGTTATTCGCGTAACAATCATACACGATTGAAGTTTATTGCATATTACATAAATCCGGTGGGCAATTTTCACAGTTGATTTCATCACGTAAGTATTGCATGTTGTGAATCGTAATAACACCCTTTGCCATAGAAAGAATCCCGTTTTTACGCAATTCACTTAGCATTCTATTTACTACTTCTCGTGATGTGCCACAGAAGTTGGCAAGTTCCTGATTAGTAAGTTGAATATTAATAATTGTATCTGACTCTTGCTGCACGCCGTAGCTATTAGATAAGCGAATTAAGGTAGAGTACAGGGCCCCTTTTTTTCCGTGCAGCACAAGGTCACGTAATTTCGTTTGTGTTTTTTGGAGACTATCGCCCATCCATCTCATAAAATCAAGGGCAAGCTTCGGATTTTCAGTTAGTTTTTTTTCAAGTATTGTTTTTGATATAACTAGCGCTTCTCCAGTTTCTACCACTTTGGCATGGACGAGATGCTTGCTTGTAGTACTGAATAATGAAACCTCGCCAATAATATCATCCTTCTTTGAAACACGAAACGTTAACTCTCTGCCATCATATGTGTATTTCCCAATTTGAATCATACCAGAAAGAATAATAAACAGCTCATCAGCAGGTTGTCCTTCTTCAAATAAAAATTGCCCCTTCACTAACTCAATCCGATTCGCTTCATGACCAAGAATAGACTTCAGCTCTTGTGCCATTGTAGATGTTAGAATACTCAAGTGATCACCCCTTTAAATAGAGCTGAAAAAGACTCCATACTATAAATTAAAGCTGAAATTCATACGACCGTCAATAAAAGGGAACTAGATTAAATTTTTAGAAAATTAATAAAAATACAATTGAATTTATTTTTATGCACATATATAATGTTAAATAATTACTATTTATCCGAACGACATAGCAAGCTATGACAAGGAGGAAAAAAGATGAAAGCCGCCGTTATAGGCGCTACTGGTTATGGTGGTGCTGAGCTTGTCCGAATTTTATCAAATCATCCATATATGAAGCTGGAAGCTTTATTATCATCCTCGTCTGCGGATGCACCATACATAGAATCGTATGCACATTTATTAAATATTAATTCTTTAGTGTTACAGCCTATTGATCAGGAAATCTTACACGAAATTGATATTGTTTTTATTGCTGCCCCAACAGGTGCCTCAACAAAGCTCGTGCCAATGCTAAGAGAACATCATAAAAGAGTAATAGATTTAGCGGGAGATTTTCGCCTCAAAGATCAGCAGCAATATAGCGATTGGTATAACAAACAGGCGCCTACCGAGGCTCATTTACATGAAGCTGTATATGGATTAAGCGAATGGAACCAAAGTGATATTCAACATGCAAGTTTAATTGCTAATCCAGGCTGTTTTCCCACAGCGACGCTACTGGGTCTCGCGCCACTTATACAAGAAGACATCATTGATCCGGCCTCGATCATTATTGATGCAAAAACCGGTGTATCAGGAGCGGGCCGTTCACCAACGATGAACACACATTTTAGTGAAGTAAATGAGAATTTGAAAATCTATAAAGTTAACTCACACCAGCATATCCCTGAAATAGAACAAATGCTCAAACATTGGAACCGACAGGCTGCGCCGATAACATTTCATACGCATCTCGTTCCGATGACAAGAGGAATTATGGCGACAATTTATGCGACCCCAAAAGTCGCCATCAACGAGCAAACTTTACTAGATTTATATAAAACTAGCTATGAAAATAAGCCTTTTGTGAGAATTCGAGAGCTAGGTCAATTCCCAACAACAAAGGAAGTGTTTAGCTCGAACTATTGTGATATTGCTGTGACGATTGACGCAAGAACAGGGCGCATCACGATTGTGTCTGTAATCGATAACTTAATGAAAGGCGCAAGTGGGCAGGCCGTTCAAAACGCCAATATTATGCTTGGTTTTGATGAACGAGCAGGACTCGACATAGTGCCTGTTTATCCTTAAAAAAGTAAGAAAGTCTCGCGCGCACGTATAATTGGGGAATTATATCGCGACGAAACATAACAGCAAGGTCGAAAGGAAAAGACACAAAATAGTGGGGGAGATTATGTTAATCATAAAAAATAGCTCAAAGGTAGCGGAGGTTCAAGGGGGATCTGTCGTATCGCCGAAAGGGTATAAAGCCGATGGTGTGCACGCGGGATTGCGTTATAAAAAGAAGGATGTGGGAGTGATTGTATCCGATGTACCGGCATCTAGTGCGGCTGTTTATACATTAAATGCATTCCAGGCAGCACCACTTCAAGTAACACAGGAGAGCATTGCTAAAGAAGGAAAGCTACAAGCTATTGTAGTAAATAGTGCATTTGCCAATGCTTGTACGGGAAAACAGGGGGTAGTCGATGCGTATGAAATGCGCAAGCAGTGTGCAGAAGCTTTTTCGTTTGCAGAGCATCTCGTTGCCGTCGCTTCAACTGGTGTAATTGGTGAGTGTATGCCGATGGAAAAAATCATTCATGGTATTCAACAGCTGCGACCTACAAACGACACAGACGGTGCAGTTAGCTTTCAGCAAGCGATACTAACAACGGATACGGTCATGAAAACAGCGTGCTATCAAACACATATAAATGGTCACGCCGTAACGATCGGAGGTGCAGCAAAAGGATCGGGCATGATTCACCCGAATATGGCGACGATGTTAGCATTTGTGACTACTGATGCTAACATTGAGAGTACGTATCTTTCGATGGCTTTAAAGCAAATTACGAACAAAACATTTAATCAAATTACCGTTGATGGTGACACTTCAACAAATGATATGGTGATCGTAATGGCGAACGGTCTCGCAGGGAACGAGTCGTTAACGCCTAGTCATTCTGAATGGGATGATTTTGTAGAAGCTCTGCAGCAAACGTGTGAAAGCTTGGCTAAGCAAATAGCTCGCGACGGGGAAGGCGCAACAAAGTTAGTAGAGGTTCGAGTGGTAGGTGCAGCGACGGATGAGGATGCAGCAAAAATAGCTAAATCCATTGTCGGCTCTAGCTTAGTAAAATCTGCGATTTATGGTACAGACGCAAACTGGGGACGTATTATTTGTGCGATAGGATACAGTGGGGTGCAGCTAGATACTAGTTATATAGATATTGCACTCGGTCCGATTAAAATATTAGAGGGTAGTGAGCCGCTACCGTTCTCGGAAGAACAAGCGACAGAATACTTACAAAATAGTGATGTTACCATCGATGTTCAGCTACATCAAGGGTCTGGAGAAGGCTGTGCGTGGGGTTGTGATTTAACGTATGATTACGTCAAAATCAATGCTAGCTATCGTACATGAGGGAAGGGGATTTGTTGATGCAAGATATTGTTGTCGTGAAATGCGGTGGAAGTATTCTTCGTGAGCTGTCACATCATTTTTTCGATAGCTTGCTCGCACTGCAAGCAAACGGCTATCAAGTGGTGCTAGTGCATGGCGGGGGACCAGATATTTCAGCAAAACTTGCAGCACATCACATTCCATCGACGTTTGTTGATGGCTTGCGTTATACGTCTAATCAGGCTATGCAAATAGTGAATGATATGCTTTTACAATTAAACGAGCAGTTTGTACGTAAGCTTAATGCCGAAAATGTTGCAGCTTGCGGTGTGGGTACGGTGTTACAAGCAGCTTTTAAAAATAAAGAAAAGTATGGATATGTTGGAGAAGCAACGGCTACTGATGTGAATGCGATTCGAATCATATTAAATGATAAACATATCCCTGTTATCGTTCCGCTTGGTATGACAGAAAATGGTGAGCTTTTAAATATTAATGCTGACAGTGCAGCAGGTGCTATCGCTCGTGACTTGCAAGCGAGGCATTTGCTATTTGTTACCGATGTTCCTGGTATATTAGTTAATCGAAACGTACTAAAGGAAGCAACGAAGGATCACATTGAGCAGCTCATTGAGAATGGGACCATTTATGGAGGAATGATTCCTAAAGTTAAATCAGCTCTGACATGCTTAGAACATGGTGCAAATCAAGTGATGATTGTTGCGGAAAATTTCTATGAAGGAAATACAGTAAAGGGGACGAAAATTGTGGAG from Bacillus sp. HMF5848 includes these protein-coding regions:
- the argC gene encoding N-acetyl-gamma-glutamyl-phosphate reductase, whose product is MKAAVIGATGYGGAELVRILSNHPYMKLEALLSSSSADAPYIESYAHLLNINSLVLQPIDQEILHEIDIVFIAAPTGASTKLVPMLREHHKRVIDLAGDFRLKDQQQYSDWYNKQAPTEAHLHEAVYGLSEWNQSDIQHASLIANPGCFPTATLLGLAPLIQEDIIDPASIIIDAKTGVSGAGRSPTMNTHFSEVNENLKIYKVNSHQHIPEIEQMLKHWNRQAAPITFHTHLVPMTRGIMATIYATPKVAINEQTLLDLYKTSYENKPFVRIRELGQFPTTKEVFSSNYCDIAVTIDARTGRITIVSVIDNLMKGASGQAVQNANIMLGFDERAGLDIVPVYP
- the argJ gene encoding bifunctional ornithine acetyltransferase/N-acetylglutamate synthase, with translation MLIIKNSSKVAEVQGGSVVSPKGYKADGVHAGLRYKKKDVGVIVSDVPASSAAVYTLNAFQAAPLQVTQESIAKEGKLQAIVVNSAFANACTGKQGVVDAYEMRKQCAEAFSFAEHLVAVASTGVIGECMPMEKIIHGIQQLRPTNDTDGAVSFQQAILTTDTVMKTACYQTHINGHAVTIGGAAKGSGMIHPNMATMLAFVTTDANIESTYLSMALKQITNKTFNQITVDGDTSTNDMVIVMANGLAGNESLTPSHSEWDDFVEALQQTCESLAKQIARDGEGATKLVEVRVVGAATDEDAAKIAKSIVGSSLVKSAIYGTDANWGRIICAIGYSGVQLDTSYIDIALGPIKILEGSEPLPFSEEQATEYLQNSDVTIDVQLHQGSGEGCAWGCDLTYDYVKINASYRT
- a CDS encoding respiratory nitrate reductase subunit gamma — translated: MLQFIVWVVYPYSVLFVFIMGLVWQYDYAIAGVNEKNIFKTTYSVRVLLNVLLVVIGTSFLFLNFFETIQPDRQLLINWTVSILTLRPDVNSITQSTLVTKIHLFTFLTMLLMLPFTSYIRYLVCPTTLLKIIKNKR
- a CDS encoding Crp/Fnr family transcriptional regulator, whose translation is MAQELKSILGHEANRIELVKGQFLFEEGQPADELFIILSGMIQIGKYTYDGRELTFRVSKKDDIIGEVSLFSTTSKHLVHAKVVETGEALVISKTILEKKLTENPKLALDFMRWMGDSLQKTQTKLRDLVLHGKKGALYSTLIRLSNSYGVQQESDTIINIQLTNQELANFCGTSREVVNRMLSELRKNGILSMAKGVITIHNMQYLRDEINCENCPPDLCNMQ
- a CDS encoding CueP family metal-binding protein, yielding MKLKFAVVTLLLSFVLAACNGGNEVENVASEDKNIKDLVHDYSVGNIDNQSASITSHHLIVTDSDENQSVYDLPEDEFFVSIAPYFNETHPULNHNLTGCQGELVNEEFKVFIEDVDGNVLLDEMVKSHDNGFIDLWLPRDKNYEVTIEVNGKVAKAQLSTFENDPTCITTMQLL
- a CDS encoding FeoB-associated Cys-rich membrane protein — protein: MLVNVAIGAVVFGYAGFTLYRFVKNSSKGKCAACELSKNCSGSSCAVNDIIK